From a single Couchioplanes caeruleus genomic region:
- a CDS encoding DUF397 domain-containing protein, translating to MTLQQNALTWRKSTRSAAAGHCVEVASTASAVFVRDSKDVRGPVLEFGAEGWAEFVAGVRDGEFDR from the coding sequence ATGACATTGCAGCAGAACGCGTTGACCTGGCGAAAGAGCACCCGTAGCGCCGCGGCCGGGCACTGTGTGGAGGTGGCGTCGACCGCCTCCGCCGTCTTCGTCAGGGACTCGAAGGACGTGCGGGGGCCCGTCCTGGAGTTCGGCGCCGAGGGATGGGCCGAGTTCGTCGCCGGGGTACGGGACGGCGAGTTCGACCGCTGA
- a CDS encoding cation diffusion facilitator family transporter, translated as MSAGGGTKAIIAALAANLGIAATKFVAWLLTGSSSMLAESIHSVADSGNQALLLVGGKRAARKATPQHPFGYGRERYIYAFIVAIVLFSVGGLFALYEAWHKIQHPEAITEWQWVPVVVLVIAIGLEGFSFRTAIKESNHTRGNTSWVNFVRRAKAPELPVVLLEDAGALIGLVFALFGVVLTLITGDGVWDGIGTAAIGLLLVAIAAILALETKSLLLGEGANPEEVAKIEQAIAGTRGVECIIHMKTLHLGPEELLVAAKIAVPPTERAEDVARHINETEARIREAVPIARVIYLEPDIYSAAKAAPATSADAAVTP; from the coding sequence GTGAGCGCCGGCGGAGGAACCAAGGCGATCATCGCGGCCCTGGCCGCGAACCTCGGCATCGCCGCCACCAAGTTCGTCGCGTGGCTGCTGACCGGCTCGTCGTCGATGCTGGCCGAGTCGATCCACTCGGTCGCCGACTCCGGCAACCAGGCGCTGCTGCTGGTCGGCGGCAAGCGGGCGGCCCGCAAGGCCACCCCGCAGCACCCCTTCGGGTACGGGCGTGAGCGCTACATCTACGCGTTCATCGTGGCGATCGTGCTGTTCAGCGTCGGTGGCCTGTTCGCGCTGTACGAGGCCTGGCACAAGATCCAGCACCCTGAGGCGATCACCGAGTGGCAGTGGGTGCCCGTGGTCGTCCTGGTGATCGCGATCGGCCTCGAGGGCTTCTCCTTCCGTACCGCGATCAAGGAGTCGAACCACACCCGCGGCAACACCTCGTGGGTCAACTTCGTGCGCCGCGCGAAGGCCCCGGAGCTGCCGGTCGTGCTGCTCGAGGACGCCGGCGCCCTCATCGGTCTGGTGTTCGCGCTCTTCGGCGTGGTGCTCACGCTGATCACCGGCGACGGCGTCTGGGACGGCATCGGTACGGCGGCGATCGGCCTGCTGCTGGTCGCGATCGCCGCGATCCTCGCGCTGGAGACCAAGAGCCTGCTGCTGGGCGAGGGCGCCAACCCGGAGGAGGTGGCCAAGATCGAACAGGCCATCGCCGGCACCCGGGGCGTCGAGTGCATCATCCACATGAAGACGCTGCACCTCGGTCCCGAGGAGCTGCTCGTGGCGGCGAAGATCGCGGTCCCGCCGACCGAGCGCGCGGAGGACGTGGCCCGGCACATCAACGAGACCGAGGCCCGCATCCGCGAGGCGGTACCGATCGCCCGGGTCATCTACCTCGAGCCGGACATCTACAGCGCGGCGAAGGCGGCACCGGCCACTTCGGCGGACGCGGCCGTCACCCCCTGA
- the efeB gene encoding iron uptake transporter deferrochelatase/peroxidase subunit — MTDSTVSRRRAIALAGVGVAGIAGAAAVGGALAKGGAGEQAAAADGSVPFAGEHQAGIVTPAQDRLHFVAFDVITKDRERLITLLKDWTAAAARMTAGHDAGEIGAVGGVPEAPPDDTGEALGLPPSGLTITVGFGPTLFRDAAGRDRFGIAAKRPPALDDLPHFPGDVLDDSISGGDLCVQACANDPQVAVHAIRNLARIGMGVVSVRWSQLGFGRTSSTSQTQATPRNLFGFKDGTANLKLEETDLLKQHLWVQPGDGPDWMTGGSYLVTRKIRMIVETWDRSSLAEQESIVGRHKGTGAPLGMAREFDEPDVKALPTTSHVRLAHPDLNGGARLLRRGYNFVDGSDGLGRLNAGLFFMAYQRDPRKQFVPVQLNLSRHDEMNEYLKYVSIGLFACPPGVSGPDDFWGRALFS, encoded by the coding sequence ATGACTGACAGCACGGTCTCCCGCCGGCGGGCCATCGCGCTCGCCGGCGTCGGCGTGGCCGGGATAGCCGGCGCCGCGGCGGTCGGCGGCGCCCTGGCCAAGGGCGGCGCGGGCGAGCAGGCCGCGGCGGCCGACGGATCGGTCCCGTTCGCCGGCGAGCACCAGGCCGGCATCGTGACCCCGGCGCAGGACCGGCTGCACTTCGTCGCCTTCGACGTCATCACCAAGGACCGCGAGCGGCTCATCACGCTGCTCAAGGACTGGACGGCGGCCGCCGCCCGGATGACCGCCGGTCACGACGCCGGCGAGATCGGCGCGGTCGGCGGCGTCCCCGAGGCGCCGCCGGACGACACCGGCGAGGCACTCGGCCTGCCGCCGTCCGGGCTCACCATCACCGTCGGCTTCGGCCCCACCCTGTTCCGCGACGCCGCCGGCCGCGACCGCTTCGGCATCGCCGCGAAACGCCCCCCGGCCCTCGACGACCTCCCGCACTTCCCGGGCGACGTCCTCGACGACTCCATCTCCGGCGGCGACCTGTGCGTCCAGGCCTGCGCCAACGACCCCCAGGTGGCGGTGCACGCCATCCGCAACCTCGCCCGCATCGGCATGGGCGTGGTCAGCGTGCGGTGGTCGCAGCTCGGCTTCGGGCGTACGTCGTCCACGTCGCAGACCCAGGCGACGCCGCGCAACCTCTTCGGCTTCAAGGACGGCACGGCCAACCTCAAGCTCGAGGAGACCGACCTGCTCAAGCAGCACCTCTGGGTGCAGCCCGGCGACGGCCCGGACTGGATGACCGGCGGCTCCTACCTGGTCACCCGCAAGATCCGCATGATCGTCGAGACCTGGGACCGGTCGTCGCTGGCCGAGCAGGAGAGCATCGTCGGCCGGCACAAGGGCACGGGCGCCCCGCTCGGCATGGCCCGGGAATTCGACGAGCCGGACGTCAAGGCGCTCCCGACGACGTCCCACGTCCGCCTCGCTCACCCGGACCTCAACGGGGGCGCACGGCTGCTGCGGCGCGGCTACAACTTCGTCGACGGCTCCGACGGGCTCGGACGGCTGAACGCGGGACTGTTCTTCATGGCGTACCAGAGGGACCCGCGCAAGCAGTTCGTACCGGTGCAGCTGAACCTGTCCCGCCACGACGAGATGAACGAGTACCTGAAGTACGTCTCGATCGGGTTGTTCGCCTGCCCGCCCGGGGTGAGCGGCCCGGACGACTTCTGGGGTCGTGCGCTGTTCTCCTGA
- the efeO gene encoding iron uptake system protein EfeO translates to MRTTPLLALAAAGLLGGSLAACGNDGGDSTAAAAAGGPITVKASDTACEIAKSTADAGTSVFTITNGGNKVTEFYVYAPGDRVMGEVENIAPGLSRELHVELPAGTYETACKPGMIGKGIRAAFTVSGSSAPLTDDAKLAQATDSYSRYVKSQTAALLPKTEEFVAAVKAKDVAKAKSLYPVARTYWERIEPVAEIFGDLDPKIDGREEVAEEGMEFTGFHRLEKDLWAAKPDVAKDGPIADRLLADVKEIVAKANAEKLSPLQLANGAKGLLDEVATGKITGEENRYSHTDLWDFNANVEGSKAAIAALRPVLEERDAALVKTLDTEFANVEAALGKYRAGDGWKLHDQLSQADLRSLSDAINALAEPISKVAAVVSKK, encoded by the coding sequence ATGCGTACGACCCCCTTGCTCGCGCTGGCCGCTGCCGGTCTCCTGGGCGGCAGCCTGGCCGCCTGCGGCAACGACGGCGGCGACAGCACCGCGGCCGCGGCCGCCGGCGGGCCGATCACGGTCAAGGCCTCCGACACCGCCTGCGAGATCGCCAAGAGCACGGCCGACGCCGGGACCAGCGTCTTCACCATCACCAACGGCGGCAACAAGGTCACCGAGTTCTACGTGTACGCCCCCGGCGACCGCGTCATGGGCGAGGTCGAGAACATCGCGCCCGGGCTCTCCCGGGAACTGCACGTGGAGCTGCCGGCCGGGACGTACGAGACCGCCTGCAAGCCCGGGATGATCGGCAAGGGCATCCGTGCGGCGTTCACCGTCTCCGGCTCGTCCGCGCCGCTCACCGACGACGCCAAGCTGGCGCAGGCCACCGACAGCTACTCGCGGTACGTGAAGAGCCAGACCGCCGCGCTCCTGCCCAAGACCGAGGAGTTCGTCGCCGCGGTCAAGGCCAAGGACGTCGCGAAGGCCAAGTCGCTGTACCCGGTCGCCCGCACGTACTGGGAGCGCATCGAGCCCGTCGCCGAGATCTTCGGCGACCTCGACCCGAAGATCGACGGGCGCGAGGAGGTCGCCGAGGAGGGCATGGAGTTCACCGGCTTCCACCGCCTCGAGAAGGACCTGTGGGCCGCGAAGCCGGACGTCGCCAAGGACGGGCCGATCGCCGACCGGCTGCTCGCCGACGTGAAGGAGATCGTCGCCAAGGCCAACGCCGAGAAGCTGTCCCCGCTGCAGCTCGCCAACGGCGCGAAGGGCCTGCTCGACGAGGTCGCCACCGGCAAGATCACCGGCGAGGAGAACCGCTACTCGCACACCGACCTGTGGGACTTCAACGCCAACGTCGAGGGTTCCAAGGCCGCGATCGCCGCCCTCCGCCCGGTGCTCGAGGAGCGCGACGCGGCGCTGGTCAAGACCCTCGACACCGAGTTCGCCAATGTCGAAGCCGCGCTGGGCAAGTACCGCGCCGGTGACGGCTGGAAGCTGCACGACCAGCTCAGCCAGGCCGACCTGCGGAGTCTCTCGGACGCGATCAACGCGCTGGCCGAGCCGATCTCCAAGGTCGCCGCGGTCGTCTCGAAGAAGTAG
- a CDS encoding phosphomannomutase/phosphoglucomutase has product MTDLSQLVKAYDVRGVVPDQLDETVARALGTAFVEMLREAGDGAEKIVIGHDMRETGPALAAAFAKGANSAGAAVVHIGLASTDELYYASGALALPGAMFTASHNPAQYNGIKLCRAGARPVGQDSGLAIVRMRAEELLDDLDAVAEMPPRVEHIGLLQGYAEHLRALVDLSGIRPLKVVVDAGNGMGGYTVPAVLGDQLLAPLPLEIVPMYFELDGSFPNHEANPLDPANLVDLQAAVREHGADIGLAFDGDADRCFVVDENGDPVSPSAITALVAKRELAKYPGATVIHNLITSAAVPEIIEESGGRPVRSRVGHSFIKAEMARTNAIFGGEHSAHYYFRDFWFADTGMLAAMHVLAALGGQDEPLSHFAAEFERYSASGEINSTVPDAAAKIAEVRAAYPDATFDDLDGMTVHLGDGSWFNLRASNTEPLLRLNVEAPKPDRMAALRDEVLAIVRG; this is encoded by the coding sequence TTGACTGATCTGTCCCAGCTCGTGAAGGCCTACGACGTCCGAGGCGTCGTGCCCGACCAGCTCGACGAGACCGTGGCCCGCGCCCTGGGCACCGCCTTCGTCGAGATGCTGCGCGAGGCCGGCGACGGCGCGGAGAAGATCGTCATCGGGCACGACATGCGCGAGACCGGCCCGGCGCTGGCGGCCGCGTTCGCCAAGGGCGCCAACTCCGCGGGCGCCGCGGTCGTGCACATCGGGCTCGCCTCCACCGACGAGCTGTACTACGCCTCCGGCGCGCTCGCCCTGCCCGGCGCCATGTTCACCGCCAGCCACAACCCGGCGCAGTACAACGGCATCAAGCTGTGCCGGGCCGGCGCCCGCCCGGTCGGCCAGGACAGCGGGCTCGCGATCGTCCGGATGCGGGCCGAGGAGCTGCTGGACGACCTGGACGCGGTCGCCGAGATGCCGCCGCGGGTCGAGCACATCGGCCTGCTCCAGGGGTACGCCGAGCACCTGCGCGCGCTCGTCGACCTGAGCGGCATCCGGCCGCTGAAGGTGGTCGTGGACGCGGGCAACGGCATGGGCGGCTACACCGTTCCGGCCGTGCTGGGTGACCAGCTGCTCGCGCCGCTGCCGCTGGAGATCGTGCCGATGTACTTCGAGCTCGACGGCTCCTTCCCCAACCACGAGGCCAACCCGCTGGACCCGGCCAACCTGGTCGACCTGCAGGCGGCGGTCCGCGAGCACGGCGCCGACATCGGTCTCGCCTTCGACGGTGACGCCGACCGCTGCTTCGTCGTGGACGAGAACGGCGACCCGGTCTCACCCTCGGCGATCACCGCGCTGGTCGCCAAGCGGGAGCTCGCGAAGTACCCGGGCGCCACGGTCATCCACAACCTGATCACCTCGGCCGCCGTACCCGAGATCATCGAGGAGAGCGGCGGCCGGCCGGTGCGCAGCCGGGTCGGCCACTCGTTCATCAAGGCGGAGATGGCCCGGACCAACGCCATCTTCGGCGGCGAGCACTCGGCGCACTATTACTTCCGCGACTTCTGGTTCGCCGACACCGGCATGCTCGCCGCGATGCACGTCCTGGCCGCGCTCGGCGGGCAGGACGAGCCGCTGTCCCACTTCGCCGCCGAGTTCGAGCGCTACAGCGCCTCCGGCGAGATCAACTCGACCGTGCCGGACGCGGCGGCGAAGATCGCCGAGGTGCGCGCGGCGTACCCGGACGCCACCTTCGACGACCTGGACGGCATGACCGTCCACCTCGGCGACGGCTCCTGGTTCAACCTGCGCGCCTCCAACACCGAGCCGCTGCTGCGCCTCAACGTGGAGGCGCCCAAGCCGGACCGCATGGCCGCCCTGCGCGACGAGGTCCTCGCCATCGTGCGGGGCTAG
- a CDS encoding helix-turn-helix domain-containing protein — protein sequence MAPTSMAARRELGDELRRLRGNRRGAEVAGELGWSESKLSRIETARTGISEADLERLLSVLGVPARDRSRLRDMAGRGRARVWWAPYRSSVPDRYDEYVALEAEATAICEWEAQVIPGLLQTDEYAHAVIEVGADVQDADTAQRRTALRMARQSILARVPSPRLCVVLDESALRREVGGRGVLRRQLQHLYAAADRPGVELRILPFAAGAHAALGETFVVLEFDKRPPVVHSEDLVGGQLRTKPEEVQVYRDAFADLRSRALPVPASRELIARTGEDLLD from the coding sequence GTGGCGCCGACATCGATGGCCGCACGCCGCGAGCTCGGCGACGAGCTCCGCCGCCTGCGCGGAAACCGCCGTGGCGCCGAGGTGGCCGGCGAGCTGGGCTGGTCCGAGTCGAAGCTGAGCCGCATCGAGACCGCCCGTACCGGGATCAGCGAGGCCGACCTCGAACGGTTGCTCAGCGTCCTCGGCGTACCGGCGCGCGACCGGTCCCGGCTGCGGGACATGGCGGGGCGCGGGCGGGCCCGGGTCTGGTGGGCGCCGTACCGCTCGTCGGTCCCGGACCGCTACGACGAGTACGTGGCCCTCGAGGCGGAGGCCACCGCGATCTGCGAGTGGGAGGCCCAGGTGATCCCCGGCCTGCTCCAGACCGACGAGTACGCCCACGCGGTCATCGAGGTCGGCGCGGACGTCCAGGACGCCGACACGGCGCAGCGGCGTACCGCCCTGCGGATGGCCCGGCAGAGCATCCTGGCCCGGGTGCCGTCGCCGCGCCTGTGCGTGGTTCTCGACGAGTCGGCCCTGCGGCGCGAGGTGGGCGGGCGTGGCGTCCTGCGCCGGCAGCTCCAGCATCTGTACGCCGCCGCCGACCGTCCCGGCGTCGAGCTGCGGATCCTGCCCTTCGCCGCCGGCGCGCACGCCGCGCTCGGGGAGACGTTCGTGGTCCTCGAGTTCGACAAGCGCCCGCCCGTGGTGCACAGCGAGGATCTCGTGGGCGGCCAGCTGCGGACCAAGCCGGAGGAGGTGCAGGTGTACCGGGACGCCTTCGCCGACCTGCGGTCCCGGGCGCTGCCGGTGCCGGCGAGCCGGGAGCTCATCGCTCGAACAGGCGAAGACCTGCTTGATTAG
- a CDS encoding SIS domain-containing protein produces MASPDEGTAGLTGRRVADESLLEDEKAMLANDPGGMLRATASAGAQVRESAALAAEANLSLLADEGRPRAVVVAGIGTAGLTGNILATVAGPRCPVPVIGHRSAGVPGWVGAADVVIAVSASGRSPEALAAADAAARRGARLVAIGNPDSELQAMAERARAPFIPVPRRAPARASLWGLAVPVLLAARSLGLVKVNEADLAETAARLDADAERCRPGAESFVNPAKSLALGLAGSVPIVWGSSPLATVAARRFADTLAANARYPVMAGALGEAGRGRVGLLDGPFGGLAESSRDIFADPDEQEQATTRLRLVVLRDGGLNPEEEADEPVAVEERRADAVQTLAERRGVRCDVVTAEGGSALERLASLTAVPDFASIYLALAHGLDPMAVPAINEMKELSNPMPEALQ; encoded by the coding sequence ATGGCGAGTCCCGACGAGGGCACGGCCGGCCTGACCGGCCGCCGGGTCGCCGACGAGTCCCTGCTCGAGGACGAGAAGGCGATGCTCGCCAACGACCCGGGCGGCATGTTGCGCGCCACCGCGTCCGCGGGCGCCCAGGTGCGCGAGTCCGCCGCGCTGGCGGCCGAGGCCAACCTCAGTCTGCTGGCCGACGAGGGTCGTCCCCGCGCGGTCGTCGTGGCGGGCATCGGCACCGCCGGCCTGACCGGCAACATCCTGGCCACGGTGGCCGGCCCGCGCTGCCCCGTTCCCGTGATCGGGCACCGCAGCGCCGGCGTGCCGGGCTGGGTGGGCGCGGCCGACGTGGTCATCGCCGTCTCCGCGAGCGGTCGCAGCCCGGAGGCGCTGGCCGCCGCCGACGCCGCCGCACGCCGGGGAGCCCGGCTGGTGGCGATCGGCAACCCCGATTCCGAGCTGCAGGCCATGGCCGAGCGGGCCCGCGCGCCGTTCATCCCGGTGCCGCGGCGTGCGCCCGCCCGGGCCAGCCTGTGGGGTCTCGCCGTGCCGGTCCTGCTGGCCGCGCGCAGCCTCGGGCTGGTGAAGGTCAACGAGGCCGACCTCGCCGAGACCGCCGCCCGCCTCGACGCCGACGCCGAGCGGTGCCGGCCGGGCGCGGAGTCCTTCGTCAACCCGGCGAAGTCGCTGGCGCTGGGCCTCGCGGGCTCCGTACCCATCGTCTGGGGTTCCTCGCCGCTGGCCACGGTCGCCGCCCGGCGGTTCGCCGACACGCTCGCGGCGAACGCGCGCTACCCGGTGATGGCCGGCGCCCTCGGTGAGGCCGGCCGCGGCCGGGTCGGGCTGCTCGACGGCCCGTTCGGCGGGCTCGCCGAGTCGTCGCGGGACATCTTCGCCGACCCGGACGAGCAGGAGCAGGCCACCACCCGGCTGCGCCTGGTCGTGCTGCGCGACGGGGGCCTGAACCCGGAGGAGGAGGCGGACGAGCCGGTCGCCGTCGAGGAGCGCCGGGCGGACGCCGTCCAGACCCTCGCCGAGCGCCGCGGCGTGCGCTGCGACGTGGTGACCGCCGAGGGTGGCTCCGCGCTGGAGCGGCTGGCGTCGCTCACCGCCGTACCGGACTTCGCATCGATCTACCTTGCCCTCGCGCACGGCCTCGACCCGATGGCCGTACCCGCGATCAACGAGATGAAGGAACTGTCGAACCCCATGCCCGAGGCACTGCAGTGA
- a CDS encoding Trm112 family protein, producing MALDPQLLDILACPDVHHAPLDYDADGQTLTCTECGRIFEVRDDIPVLLLDEARPGPGAAADPA from the coding sequence GTGGCCCTCGACCCGCAGTTGCTGGACATCCTCGCGTGCCCGGACGTGCACCACGCGCCGCTCGACTACGACGCGGACGGCCAGACGCTGACCTGCACCGAGTGCGGCCGGATCTTCGAGGTCCGCGACGACATCCCGGTGCTGCTCCTCGACGAGGCCCGGCCCGGGCCGGGCGCCGCCGCCGACCCGGCCTGA
- the efeU gene encoding iron uptake transporter permease EfeU: MLATYLIGLREGLEATLVVSILIAFLVKAGRKDRLVQVWSGVGLAVALSVFFGWLLSYTSTTLLQKYEHRELFEAITSVLAVVFVTWMIFWMRQAARSIAGELRSKLQDALAVGSIAVAVMAFLAVVREGLETSLIFYSAVQGASSNTGPLLSLLAGIASAVVIGWLMFATAVRINLSVFFTWTGALLILVAAGILKYGVHDFQEANVLPGLNTLAYDISGVLNPDAWYTALLSGMFNITPTASVLETIAWVAYGAPVLAIFLWPARASKPVSKDPAPASAPVSEDPAPASAPVSETPAPAPAPQQ; encoded by the coding sequence ATGCTCGCCACCTACCTCATCGGCCTGCGTGAGGGGTTGGAAGCCACCCTGGTGGTGAGCATCCTCATCGCGTTCCTGGTCAAGGCCGGCCGCAAGGACCGCCTCGTGCAGGTCTGGTCCGGCGTCGGCCTCGCCGTGGCGCTGTCCGTGTTCTTCGGATGGCTGCTCAGCTACACCAGCACGACGCTGCTGCAGAAGTACGAGCACCGCGAGCTCTTCGAGGCGATCACCTCGGTCCTCGCCGTCGTCTTCGTCACCTGGATGATCTTCTGGATGCGCCAGGCCGCCCGCTCCATCGCCGGTGAGCTGCGCAGCAAGCTGCAGGACGCGCTCGCCGTCGGCTCGATCGCCGTCGCCGTCATGGCCTTCCTCGCCGTGGTCCGCGAGGGCCTCGAGACCTCGCTGATCTTCTACTCCGCCGTGCAGGGCGCGTCGTCCAACACCGGCCCTCTGCTCTCGCTGCTCGCCGGCATCGCCTCGGCCGTCGTCATCGGCTGGCTGATGTTCGCCACGGCCGTACGGATCAACCTGTCGGTCTTCTTCACCTGGACCGGCGCGCTGCTCATCCTGGTCGCGGCCGGGATCCTCAAGTACGGCGTGCACGACTTCCAGGAGGCCAACGTGCTGCCCGGGCTCAACACCCTGGCGTACGACATCAGCGGCGTGCTCAACCCCGACGCCTGGTACACCGCGCTGCTCAGCGGCATGTTCAACATCACGCCGACCGCGTCGGTGCTGGAGACCATCGCCTGGGTCGCGTACGGGGCCCCGGTCCTCGCGATCTTCCTGTGGCCGGCCCGCGCCTCGAAGCCCGTTTCGAAGGATCCCGCTCCGGCGTCCGCGCCTGTTTCCGAGGACCCCGCTCCGGCGTCCGCGCCTGTTTCCGAGACCCCCGCCCCGGCGCCCGCGCCCCAGCAGTAG
- a CDS encoding endonuclease V: MLPGPGPEHPRAVAGLDVAYHEDGERLAAAVVVLDAGDQRVLDTAVVRGTAAFPYVPGLFAFREIPALLEAVGRLSVTPDVLICDGHGLAHPRRFGLACHLGVLTGLPSYGVGKTPLVGTWEPPGQERGARSALVDACETVGAVLRTRTGVKPVFVSVGHRTDLDSACALTLGLASRFRLPETTRLADRACRDALAVTAPRR; the protein is encoded by the coding sequence ATGCTGCCCGGGCCGGGCCCCGAGCATCCGAGGGCCGTGGCGGGGCTGGATGTCGCGTACCACGAGGACGGCGAGCGGCTGGCCGCGGCGGTGGTCGTGCTCGACGCCGGGGACCAGCGGGTGCTCGACACCGCCGTCGTGCGGGGGACGGCGGCTTTCCCGTACGTGCCGGGGCTGTTCGCCTTCCGCGAGATCCCGGCGCTGCTCGAGGCGGTGGGCCGGCTGTCGGTCACCCCGGACGTGCTGATCTGCGACGGGCACGGGCTGGCCCATCCGCGGCGCTTCGGGCTCGCCTGTCACCTCGGCGTGCTGACCGGGCTGCCCTCGTACGGGGTCGGCAAGACGCCGCTCGTCGGCACGTGGGAGCCGCCCGGTCAGGAGCGCGGGGCACGGTCGGCGCTCGTGGACGCCTGCGAGACCGTGGGCGCGGTGCTGCGTACCCGTACGGGGGTGAAGCCGGTCTTCGTCTCTGTCGGCCATCGGACCGACCTCGACAGCGCGTGCGCGTTGACACTGGGGCTGGCCTCCCGCTTCCGGTTGCCGGAAACCACCCGGCTCGCTGACCGCGCCTGCCGGGACGCCCTCGCCGTGACAGCACCGAGACGGTGA
- the manA gene encoding mannose-6-phosphate isomerase, class I, which translates to MAAVLPLTGVIRPYAWGSRTSLAEMQGRPAPTEGPEAELWLGAHPGDPSTVTGADGPVSLAELIAANPEAQLGAEVSREFGARLPYLVKVLAAEAPLSLQAHPDAEYARRAFAAQEADPDAPRLYTDAYHKPEMLVALTPFDALCGFRDPAASAAALEDLKIERLGPAVEALRTGVDGIGTAVRALLSWPADDRATLIEEAVAAGTAPLVSALAAHYPADPGVLVALLLNHVRLQPGEAIWMPAGNLHAYLSGTGVEIMAASDNVLRGGLTPKHVDVDELLRVLRFEVLADPILPATELAPGVVTWRVPVREFALYRLDLTPAAPPLRVPGEGPRIVLGAGGDVYVAEAVDGTPVEVAAGKAAYIPAETGPATVAGVGRVFVAAVAS; encoded by the coding sequence GTGGCTGCTGTTCTTCCGCTCACCGGCGTGATCCGGCCGTACGCCTGGGGTTCGCGCACCTCCCTCGCCGAGATGCAGGGCCGGCCGGCACCCACCGAGGGTCCCGAGGCGGAGCTGTGGCTCGGCGCCCATCCCGGCGACCCGTCCACGGTCACCGGCGCCGACGGCCCGGTCAGCCTCGCCGAGCTGATCGCCGCGAACCCGGAGGCGCAGCTCGGTGCGGAGGTCTCCCGGGAGTTCGGTGCCCGCCTGCCGTACCTGGTGAAGGTCCTCGCGGCGGAGGCACCGCTGTCGCTGCAGGCACACCCCGACGCCGAGTACGCGCGCCGGGCGTTCGCCGCGCAGGAGGCCGACCCGGACGCCCCGCGCCTCTACACGGACGCGTACCACAAGCCCGAGATGCTGGTCGCACTCACGCCGTTCGACGCGCTGTGCGGCTTCCGTGACCCGGCCGCCTCGGCTGCCGCGCTCGAGGACCTGAAGATCGAACGGCTGGGCCCGGCGGTGGAGGCCCTGCGCACCGGCGTGGACGGCATCGGCACGGCCGTACGGGCCCTGCTGAGCTGGCCCGCGGACGACCGCGCCACGCTCATCGAGGAGGCGGTCGCGGCGGGAACGGCCCCCCTGGTGAGCGCCTTGGCGGCCCACTATCCGGCCGACCCGGGCGTGCTGGTGGCGCTCCTGCTCAACCACGTACGCCTCCAGCCCGGCGAGGCCATCTGGATGCCGGCGGGCAACCTCCACGCCTACCTGAGCGGCACCGGCGTCGAGATCATGGCGGCGAGCGACAACGTGCTGCGCGGCGGCCTCACCCCCAAGCACGTCGACGTGGACGAACTGCTCCGGGTGCTGCGCTTCGAGGTCCTGGCCGACCCGATCCTGCCCGCGACGGAGCTCGCGCCGGGCGTCGTGACCTGGCGGGTCCCGGTACGCGAGTTCGCGCTGTACCGCCTCGACCTCACGCCGGCCGCCCCGCCGCTGCGCGTGCCGGGAGAGGGCCCCCGCATCGTCCTGGGCGCCGGCGGCGACGTGTACGTGGCCGAAGCGGTGGACGGCACGCCGGTGGAGGTGGCCGCGGGAAAGGCGGCGTACATCCCGGCGGAGACCGGGCCGGCGACGGTGGCGGGCGTGGGGCGGGTGTTCGTGGCGGCGGTCGCTTCCTGA